From the Nocardiopsis changdeensis genome, one window contains:
- a CDS encoding helix-turn-helix domain-containing protein, giving the protein MGRGEGHRGHPGSDLGRRAAARRKELGLTREEVACRADMDPGYVAYLEEHATRMTREALYRLASALGTTQDLLLGSGTDVPPGAATTAAPLPETTVLSPEKCMELIRPGGVGRFGFIPAGATVPAILPVNYLVHEGAIVFRTTRNGSIAGYVPGDGAFEVDRVDGAVSEGWSVLTTGPAEPVTQAAEAAALRSRAPVRPWAGGERELLVRLVPRSMSGRRVGGSGPR; this is encoded by the coding sequence ATGGGACGAGGAGAAGGGCACCGCGGCCACCCGGGCAGCGATCTGGGGCGCAGAGCGGCGGCTCGACGCAAGGAACTGGGGCTCACCAGAGAGGAGGTCGCCTGCCGGGCCGACATGGATCCCGGCTACGTCGCCTATCTGGAAGAGCATGCCACACGTATGACCCGGGAGGCCCTGTACCGCCTTGCCTCGGCTTTGGGCACCACACAGGACCTCCTGCTGGGGAGCGGCACCGACGTGCCGCCGGGTGCGGCGACGACGGCGGCGCCCCTCCCCGAGACGACCGTGCTCTCACCGGAGAAGTGCATGGAACTCATCCGGCCCGGCGGTGTGGGGCGGTTCGGCTTCATCCCTGCGGGGGCGACCGTTCCAGCGATCCTTCCGGTGAACTACCTCGTCCATGAGGGCGCCATCGTCTTCCGGACGACGCGAAACGGATCGATCGCGGGGTACGTCCCCGGTGACGGCGCCTTCGAGGTCGATCGCGTCGACGGGGCTGTGAGCGAGGGGTGGAGCGTCCTGACGACCGGGCCCGCGGAGCCTGTCACGCAGGCGGCCGAGGCCGCCGCTCTGAGGTCTCGCGCTCCCGTGCGTCCCTGGGCGGGAGGAGAGCGCGAACTCCTCGTCCGCCTGGTCCCCCGGTCGATGAGCGGACGCCGCGTGGGCGGCTCTGGTCCGCGTTGA
- a CDS encoding tripartite tricarboxylate transporter TctB family protein — translation MGAGPGKPVVPEAGPASGGAPAPDAADAAPQAPDTAAAPSEPAMGTKGPGAPEAEAQNAEAQSVEAQDADAGPEDAPEPLGPAANVAVALVVTAFGAVGCLASWSLGVGTPAEPEAGTWPLVICAAITVLGCVLLGTARRTADTEAFSAASWKILAGVGTMAGFIALIGTIGFEIPSALLAFVWLRFLGGESWRLSAVASVLIVAAFYAVFVGLLSVPIPHLF, via the coding sequence ATGGGGGCCGGACCCGGAAAGCCCGTGGTGCCGGAGGCCGGCCCGGCCTCCGGCGGGGCGCCCGCCCCGGACGCCGCGGACGCCGCCCCGCAGGCTCCGGACACCGCCGCCGCGCCCTCCGAGCCCGCCATGGGCACGAAGGGCCCCGGAGCGCCGGAGGCGGAAGCGCAGAACGCGGAAGCGCAGAGCGTGGAAGCGCAGGACGCGGACGCCGGGCCCGAGGACGCCCCGGAGCCGCTGGGCCCGGCGGCCAACGTCGCGGTCGCCCTCGTGGTCACCGCCTTCGGCGCGGTCGGATGCCTCGCCTCCTGGTCCCTGGGCGTCGGCACCCCGGCCGAACCCGAGGCCGGCACCTGGCCCCTGGTCATCTGCGCCGCGATCACCGTGCTGGGATGCGTCCTGCTGGGGACGGCCCGCCGCACCGCGGACACCGAGGCCTTCTCCGCCGCCTCGTGGAAGATCCTCGCCGGGGTCGGCACGATGGCCGGCTTCATCGCCCTGATCGGCACGATCGGCTTCGAGATCCCCTCGGCGCTGCTGGCATTCGTGTGGCTGCGCTTCCTCGGCGGCGAGTCCTGGCGGCTGTCCGCCGTGGCCTCGGTCCTCATCGTCGCGGCCTTCTACGCGGTCTTCGTGGGCCTGCTGTCCGTGCCGATCCCCCACCTCTTCTAG
- a CDS encoding tripartite tricarboxylate transporter substrate binding protein has protein sequence MTHTPRGRYARRTAAAAAALGLSLTASACGGNLSGGGGGGGDYPRGPIDLLVGQDPGGSTDLIARALAEGAQEPLGVAMPVVNTPGANGALAAGELAAQEPDGQNLMVINASLVAITPLAVAEDEAVDLADFEVVTGISRDDYVLVTAASSDFDTLQDLVEDGDGIKYGTTGVGTGSQLAQELLFAQAGVEGTPVPFDGGSPTLVAVLGSQVDVGVVQIGEAMPQIEAGELTPLATFADERNQYLPDVPAAAEEGYDVLVSQYRAVVAPGGTPQEVVEKLRSAFDEVFAGEAYRTFNEDNFFTPHETEPAQVVEEWNASRESYRAMVEEYGIDMRGEG, from the coding sequence ATGACCCACACACCGCGCGGGCGTTACGCGCGCCGCACGGCGGCCGCCGCCGCGGCCCTCGGCCTCTCGCTGACCGCCTCGGCCTGCGGCGGGAACCTGTCGGGCGGGGGCGGCGGTGGCGGCGACTACCCCCGGGGCCCGATCGACCTCCTCGTCGGCCAGGACCCGGGAGGCAGCACCGACCTCATCGCCCGCGCCCTGGCCGAGGGCGCCCAGGAGCCGCTGGGCGTCGCGATGCCCGTCGTCAACACCCCCGGCGCCAACGGCGCCCTGGCCGCGGGCGAGCTCGCCGCCCAGGAGCCCGACGGCCAGAACCTCATGGTCATCAACGCCTCCCTGGTCGCCATCACCCCGCTGGCCGTGGCCGAGGACGAGGCCGTCGACCTGGCCGACTTCGAAGTCGTCACCGGCATCTCCCGGGACGACTACGTGCTCGTCACCGCCGCCTCCTCGGACTTCGACACCCTCCAGGACCTGGTCGAGGACGGCGACGGCATCAAGTACGGCACGACCGGCGTCGGCACCGGCAGCCAGCTCGCGCAGGAGCTGCTCTTCGCCCAGGCGGGCGTGGAGGGCACCCCCGTGCCCTTCGACGGCGGCTCGCCCACCCTGGTCGCCGTCCTGGGCTCGCAGGTGGACGTGGGCGTGGTGCAGATCGGCGAGGCCATGCCGCAGATCGAGGCCGGCGAGCTGACCCCGCTGGCCACCTTCGCCGACGAGCGCAACCAGTACCTGCCCGACGTGCCCGCCGCCGCGGAGGAGGGCTACGACGTGCTGGTCTCCCAGTACCGGGCCGTGGTCGCCCCCGGCGGCACCCCGCAGGAGGTCGTCGAGAAGCTGCGCTCGGCGTTCGACGAGGTCTTCGCCGGCGAGGCGTACCGGACCTTCAACGAGGACAACTTCTTCACCCCGCACGAGACCGAGCCCGCCCAGGTGGTGGAGGAGTGGAACGCCTCCCGGGAGTCCTACCGGGCCATGGTCGAGGAGTACGGGATCGACATGCGCGGAGAGGGCTGA
- the kdgD gene encoding 5-dehydro-4-deoxyglucarate dehydratase: MHPDDLARRLSLGLLSFPVTHFDADLAFDEDRYREHLSWQAEHDVAGLFAAGGTGEGFSLTPEEIDRVVRAAVGEVGGRVPVLAPATGGTAAAAAQARAAQEAGADGVLLLPPYLTEAGQEGLIEHVSAVCRATDLGVIVYSRANAVYTHHTVAALAERNPNLIGLKDGVGDIEAMTRTYATVGDRLIYIGGLPTAETFALPLTELGVTTYSSAMYNFVPGFALEFFAAVRSRDRAEVYRRLNEFVLPYLEIRDRGRGYAVSIVKAGLDAVGRHGGPVRPPLTALAEDECAELAALIRKVS; the protein is encoded by the coding sequence ATGCACCCCGATGACCTGGCACGGAGGCTCTCCCTGGGCCTCCTGTCCTTCCCCGTGACCCACTTCGACGCCGACCTCGCCTTCGACGAGGACCGTTACCGGGAGCACCTGTCCTGGCAGGCCGAGCACGACGTGGCGGGCCTGTTCGCCGCGGGCGGCACCGGCGAGGGCTTCTCCCTCACCCCCGAGGAGATCGATCGCGTGGTGCGCGCCGCGGTCGGCGAGGTCGGCGGGCGCGTGCCCGTGCTCGCCCCGGCGACCGGCGGCACCGCCGCGGCCGCCGCCCAGGCCCGCGCCGCCCAGGAGGCGGGCGCGGACGGCGTCCTGCTGCTGCCGCCCTACCTCACCGAGGCCGGGCAGGAGGGCCTGATCGAGCACGTGAGCGCCGTGTGCCGGGCCACCGACCTGGGCGTGATCGTCTACAGCCGGGCCAACGCCGTGTACACCCACCACACGGTGGCCGCCCTCGCCGAACGCAACCCCAACCTCATCGGCCTCAAGGACGGCGTCGGGGACATCGAGGCGATGACGCGCACCTACGCCACCGTCGGGGACCGCCTCATCTACATCGGCGGCCTGCCGACCGCCGAGACCTTCGCCCTGCCCCTGACGGAGCTGGGCGTGACCACCTACTCTTCGGCGATGTACAACTTCGTCCCCGGGTTCGCCCTGGAGTTCTTCGCCGCGGTCCGCTCCCGGGACCGGGCGGAGGTCTACCGCAGGCTCAACGAGTTCGTGCTGCCGTACCTGGAGATCCGCGACCGGGGCCGCGGCTACGCCGTCTCGATCGTCAAGGCCGGGCTGGACGCCGTCGGCCGCCACGGCGGGCCGGTCCGCCCGCCGCTGACCGCCCTCGCCGAGGACGAGTGCGCGGAACTCGCCGCCCTGATCCGAAAGGTCTCCTGA
- a CDS encoding glycoside hydrolase family 65 protein codes for MSRWSLVYEGAKPARAGVRETLCTLGNGYFATRGAPPECRRGGEHYPGTYVAGCYDRASSTVQGHRVENEDLVNAPDWLPLTFRADDGDWFDEPSPDLPQRMELDMRRGLLTRTFHVVDGPRTTRVTQRRLVSMHAPHLAALETTLLPENWSGTAVVRSALDGRVTNAGVDRYRDLNGLHLSPLGTGSDGPGLAWLHCRTLTSAVELAYAARTRITQGALPTSPKTRAEEAWVATDLALELTEGQQTTVEKVVALHTSRDHAVGGCLEAARLTLARAGTFDELLHDHTTAWRHLWRTCALSIEDEEEQMVLNLHIFHILQTLSPHTADLDVGVPARGLHGEAYRGHVFWDELFVLPFLNLRLPETARALLRYRWRRLPQARAAAAAAGLRGALFPWQSATDGREETQSMHLNPRSGHWIADNSHLQRHVGLAIAYNVWQHYQATGDHAFLSEFGAELIIDIARAFADMCSYDKALDRYTVRGVMGPDEYHDGYPDRTTPGLDDNAYTNIMAVWVMLRALDVLRILPRPRLRALEETLGLGSGETERFEDVTRKMHVPFHEGVISQFAGYEELKELDWDAHRGVRRLDRALEAEGESCNGYKASKQADALMLFFLLPAEELAEILRRLGYAYDPGLIPRTVDYYLARTSHGSTLSSVVHSWVLSRTDREASWVFFREALRGDIEDAQGGTTGEGIHLGAMAGTVDLLTRCYTGLATMTDALHLSPLLPGGLSRLSYDLRYHDHWEVRLDVHPDHVRITVPPSKLQPIEIRLKDRTVSVAPGSSCVLPLSR; via the coding sequence ATGAGTCGCTGGTCCTTGGTCTACGAGGGGGCGAAGCCGGCTCGGGCAGGAGTCCGTGAGACGCTCTGTACCCTGGGGAACGGCTATTTCGCCACGCGCGGTGCCCCTCCCGAATGCCGGAGAGGAGGGGAGCACTATCCGGGTACCTACGTAGCCGGCTGCTATGACCGGGCCTCCTCCACCGTGCAAGGGCACCGGGTCGAGAACGAGGACCTGGTCAATGCCCCGGACTGGCTGCCCCTGACCTTCCGAGCCGATGACGGCGACTGGTTCGACGAGCCCTCCCCCGACCTTCCCCAGCGCATGGAGTTGGACATGCGGCGTGGACTGCTGACCCGCACATTCCATGTCGTGGACGGCCCCAGGACCACCCGGGTGACACAAAGGCGCCTGGTCTCCATGCACGCCCCGCATCTGGCGGCTCTGGAGACGACCCTGCTGCCCGAGAACTGGAGTGGGACCGCAGTCGTCAGGTCGGCCCTCGACGGAAGGGTCACCAACGCGGGGGTGGACCGCTACCGCGATCTGAACGGTCTCCACCTGTCCCCCCTGGGTACCGGATCGGACGGCCCCGGGCTCGCCTGGCTGCACTGCCGAACCCTCACCTCGGCGGTCGAGCTCGCCTACGCCGCCCGGACCCGCATCACCCAAGGGGCGCTCCCCACGTCCCCGAAGACCCGCGCGGAGGAGGCATGGGTCGCCACCGACCTCGCTTTGGAGCTGACCGAGGGACAGCAGACCACCGTCGAAAAGGTGGTCGCCCTGCACACCTCACGCGACCATGCCGTCGGAGGCTGCCTCGAAGCCGCCCGTCTCACCCTGGCCCGGGCGGGCACCTTCGACGAATTGCTGCACGACCACACCACGGCCTGGCGTCATCTATGGCGTACCTGCGCGCTCTCCATCGAAGACGAGGAGGAGCAGATGGTTCTGAACCTCCATATCTTCCACATCCTGCAGACCCTGTCACCGCACACGGCCGACCTCGACGTGGGTGTACCCGCCAGAGGGCTGCACGGCGAGGCGTATCGGGGCCATGTGTTCTGGGACGAACTGTTCGTCCTGCCCTTCCTCAACCTGCGACTACCGGAGACCGCCCGTGCCCTGCTCCGCTACCGCTGGCGAAGGTTGCCGCAGGCGCGGGCCGCCGCCGCCGCTGCCGGCCTACGGGGTGCCCTCTTTCCCTGGCAGAGTGCGACCGACGGCCGGGAGGAGACCCAGAGCATGCACCTGAATCCCCGGTCCGGACACTGGATCGCCGACAATTCGCACCTGCAGCGCCATGTCGGCCTCGCGATCGCCTACAACGTCTGGCAGCACTACCAGGCGACCGGTGACCACGCCTTCCTTTCGGAGTTCGGGGCCGAACTCATCATCGACATCGCCAGGGCCTTCGCGGACATGTGCTCCTACGACAAGGCTCTGGACCGGTACACGGTACGCGGGGTCATGGGTCCGGACGAATACCACGACGGTTATCCCGACCGGACCACGCCCGGTCTGGACGACAACGCCTACACCAACATCATGGCCGTGTGGGTGATGCTGCGGGCCCTGGACGTACTGCGGATACTGCCCAGGCCCAGGCTCAGGGCCCTGGAGGAGACGCTCGGGCTCGGAAGCGGTGAGACCGAGCGCTTCGAGGATGTCACACGCAAGATGCACGTCCCCTTCCACGAGGGGGTGATCAGCCAGTTCGCCGGTTACGAGGAGCTGAAAGAGCTGGACTGGGACGCCCACCGCGGTGTCCGGCGCCTCGACCGCGCGCTGGAGGCGGAGGGGGAGAGCTGCAACGGCTACAAGGCTTCCAAACAGGCCGATGCTCTCATGCTGTTCTTCCTGCTGCCGGCCGAGGAGCTCGCGGAGATACTGCGCCGCCTCGGCTACGCCTACGACCCCGGGCTCATTCCCCGCACTGTGGACTACTACCTCGCGCGCACCTCCCATGGTTCGACCCTCAGTTCCGTCGTGCACTCGTGGGTGCTGTCCCGGACCGACCGTGAGGCGTCTTGGGTGTTCTTCCGTGAAGCGCTTCGAGGGGATATCGAGGACGCACAGGGGGGAACGACCGGCGAAGGCATCCACCTGGGGGCCATGGCCGGCACGGTCGACCTGCTCACCCGGTGCTATACGGGCCTGGCCACCATGACCGACGCTCTGCACCTCAGCCCGCTGCTGCCAGGGGGTCTGAGCCGTCTGTCCTACGACTTGCGCTACCACGATCACTGGGAAGTACGGCTCGACGTGCACCCGGACCATGTGAGGATCACAGTGCCGCCGTCGAAACTGCAGCCCATCGAGATCCGGCTCAAAGACAGGACGGTGTCGGTGGCACCCGGTTCGTCCTGTGTGCTTCCCCTGTCCCGGTAG
- a CDS encoding universal stress protein, which translates to MSEYILVGTDGSKAAMAALLWAAREARRRARRLFVLCVYDADSLHRWVVRPTSLSEQEARHAVRAATDLVAAVAPEVEITEEVVARSSPTLALLERSERASSVVVGTHGTSVLPGTVLGTTADQVAAHASVPVVLVRPEPVPEGARDIVVGVDGSPGAGHALATALETAVLWGARVRAVRAWTAPASMVAPRSEEEGRIQRWRREDLQQSVEPWAKRYPNAEVVLEVVREHPVRALSADTRNTCLIVVGARGGHGFAGLALGSVARGVLYRSDRPVMVVHRPQT; encoded by the coding sequence GTGTCCGAGTACATTCTGGTCGGAACCGACGGGTCGAAAGCGGCGATGGCCGCGCTCCTCTGGGCCGCCCGTGAGGCACGGAGGCGCGCTCGGCGCCTGTTCGTGCTCTGTGTCTATGACGCGGACTCGCTCCACCGGTGGGTGGTGAGGCCCACAAGCCTCAGCGAACAGGAGGCCCGGCACGCGGTACGTGCTGCGACCGATCTCGTGGCGGCGGTGGCCCCCGAGGTGGAAATCACTGAAGAGGTGGTCGCCAGATCCTCACCGACCCTGGCCCTTCTGGAGCGTTCCGAACGTGCCTCTTCGGTGGTGGTCGGCACGCACGGTACCAGTGTGTTGCCGGGTACCGTACTCGGAACGACGGCGGACCAGGTGGCCGCCCACGCATCGGTGCCCGTGGTCCTGGTCCGTCCCGAACCCGTGCCCGAGGGCGCACGCGACATCGTGGTGGGGGTCGATGGCTCCCCTGGGGCCGGACACGCCTTGGCGACGGCATTGGAGACCGCCGTCCTCTGGGGTGCCCGGGTCCGCGCGGTTCGGGCATGGACGGCCCCGGCATCGATGGTGGCCCCTCGCTCGGAGGAGGAGGGCCGGATCCAACGGTGGCGTCGCGAAGACCTGCAACAGTCGGTGGAACCCTGGGCGAAGCGGTATCCGAACGCCGAGGTAGTGCTCGAAGTGGTGCGCGAGCACCCCGTTCGGGCGCTGTCGGCCGACACCCGGAACACGTGTCTGATCGTGGTGGGTGCCAGGGGCGGGCACGGTTTCGCGGGGCTTGCCCTGGGCAGCGTCGCCCGAGGGGTCCTGTACCGCTCGGACCGGCCCGTGATGGTGGTCCATCGACCGCAGACCTGA
- a CDS encoding LysR family transcriptional regulator — MFSFEQLRGFVAVAEELHFGRAAERLSMTQPPLSRQIQKLEREVGVLLLERDRRHVVLTAAGEAFLAEARRLLALAERAPDLARRISAGSSGTLHIGFTAASSYGVLGRLLNTVEEQLPEIDIELSEMVTREQVAALSSGELDLGLGRPPFDSELFGSRVQHREQLLVAVPRDHPLAARPGPLRPDDLIDVPLIMHSPIKARYFYDLVVSLLPISHQNVVHTVSQVLTMVWLVAAGRGIAFVPASATGLGVEGVVYQALEGLPEDPVELHLIWPRATRNPVVRRVLEIDPG; from the coding sequence ATGTTCTCTTTCGAGCAACTGCGGGGTTTCGTCGCGGTCGCGGAGGAACTGCACTTCGGCCGGGCCGCCGAGCGCCTGTCGATGACCCAGCCCCCGCTGAGCCGCCAGATCCAGAAGCTGGAGCGCGAGGTCGGGGTCCTGCTCCTGGAGCGCGACCGCCGCCACGTGGTCCTCACCGCCGCCGGGGAGGCCTTCCTGGCCGAGGCCCGGCGCCTGCTCGCCCTGGCCGAGCGCGCCCCCGACCTGGCGCGGCGGATCTCGGCCGGGTCCAGCGGCACCCTGCACATCGGGTTCACCGCGGCCTCCTCCTACGGGGTCCTGGGCCGCCTGCTCAACACCGTGGAGGAGCAGCTCCCCGAGATCGACATCGAGCTGTCGGAGATGGTCACCCGCGAGCAGGTCGCGGCGCTCTCCTCCGGGGAGCTCGACCTGGGCCTGGGCCGCCCGCCGTTCGACTCGGAGCTCTTCGGCTCCCGGGTCCAGCACCGCGAGCAGCTGCTCGTGGCCGTGCCGCGGGACCACCCGCTGGCGGCGCGGCCGGGGCCGCTGCGGCCCGACGACCTCATCGACGTGCCGCTGATCATGCACTCCCCCATCAAGGCGCGGTACTTCTACGACCTGGTGGTGAGCCTGCTGCCCATCTCCCACCAGAACGTCGTCCACACGGTCAGCCAGGTGCTGACGATGGTGTGGCTGGTCGCGGCGGGCCGGGGCATCGCCTTCGTGCCGGCCTCGGCCACCGGCCTGGGCGTGGAGGGCGTGGTCTACCAGGCGCTGGAGGGGCTGCCCGAGGACCCGGTGGAGCTGCACCTGATCTGGCCGCGGGCCACGCGCAACCCCGTCGTCCGGCGCGTCCTGGAGATCGACCCCGGCTGA
- a CDS encoding tripartite tricarboxylate transporter permease, with translation MDSLAPMINGFGVVLEPTNLLYCLIGVLIGMLVGVLPGLGPAATIAILLPLTFGIEPVTAIIMLAGIFYGAQYGGTITSVLLRLPGEASSVVTVFDGHMLAKQGRAGTALGIAAIGSFAGGTVSIVALSVVAPLVAGFALDFGPPEYTVLALLGILLVATVGNGGRVKALVAAGLGLLLATVGRDTFTGAERFTFDSLALADGLDFVPIAMGLFGIGEILHNLEQRHRAISGPVKVANTWPSRSDLRRSSGAIARGSVLGFVLGILPGGGATLASMASYALEKRRSRTPERFGRGAVEGVAAPETANNAAATSSFIPLLTLGIPANATMAVIFGALLIQGVPPGPQLVSQEPELFWGVINSMYIGNILLLIMSIPLVGLFVRILRIRPAVLAPITVLITLVGVYTVRNSVFDIVLVVVFGVLGYLMKKFGFEPGPLVLAFVLGSLLESSLRRSLLLFDGDVLGFATRPISGTLLALLLVVVLLPVARMLFARRAAAAPAEREKARSSE, from the coding sequence ATGGATTCCCTGGCCCCCATGATCAACGGGTTCGGCGTCGTCCTCGAACCGACCAACCTGCTCTACTGCCTGATCGGCGTCCTGATCGGCATGCTGGTCGGGGTGCTGCCCGGACTGGGCCCCGCGGCCACCATCGCGATCCTGCTGCCCCTGACCTTCGGCATCGAGCCCGTGACCGCGATCATCATGCTCGCGGGCATCTTCTACGGCGCCCAGTACGGCGGCACCATCACCTCGGTCCTGCTCCGCCTGCCCGGCGAGGCCTCGTCGGTGGTGACGGTGTTCGACGGCCACATGCTGGCCAAGCAGGGCCGCGCCGGGACCGCGCTGGGGATCGCCGCCATCGGGTCCTTCGCGGGCGGCACGGTCTCGATCGTCGCCCTGTCCGTGGTGGCCCCCCTGGTCGCGGGCTTCGCACTGGACTTCGGCCCGCCGGAGTACACGGTGCTGGCCCTGCTGGGCATCCTGCTGGTGGCCACCGTCGGCAACGGCGGGCGGGTCAAGGCGCTGGTCGCCGCCGGGCTCGGCCTGCTGCTGGCGACCGTGGGCCGCGACACCTTCACCGGTGCCGAGCGGTTCACGTTCGACTCCCTGGCCCTGGCCGACGGGCTCGACTTCGTGCCGATCGCGATGGGGCTGTTCGGCATCGGGGAGATCCTGCACAACCTGGAGCAGCGCCACCGCGCGATCTCCGGCCCGGTGAAGGTCGCCAACACCTGGCCCTCCCGCTCCGACCTGCGCCGGTCCTCCGGGGCGATCGCCCGTGGCTCGGTCCTGGGCTTCGTCCTGGGCATCCTGCCGGGCGGCGGCGCCACCCTGGCGTCGATGGCCTCCTACGCCCTGGAGAAGCGCCGGTCCCGCACCCCGGAGCGGTTCGGCCGGGGCGCGGTGGAGGGCGTGGCCGCCCCGGAGACCGCCAACAACGCGGCGGCCACCTCGTCGTTCATCCCCCTGCTGACGCTGGGGATCCCGGCCAACGCCACCATGGCGGTCATCTTCGGGGCGCTGCTCATCCAGGGCGTGCCGCCGGGGCCGCAGCTGGTCTCCCAGGAGCCGGAGCTGTTCTGGGGGGTGATCAACTCGATGTACATCGGCAACATCCTGCTGCTGATCATGAGCATCCCCCTGGTCGGCCTCTTCGTGCGGATCCTGCGGATCCGCCCGGCGGTCCTCGCCCCGATCACGGTGCTCATCACCCTGGTGGGCGTGTACACGGTGCGCAACAGCGTCTTCGACATCGTCCTGGTGGTCGTCTTCGGGGTGCTGGGCTACCTCATGAAGAAGTTCGGGTTCGAGCCCGGGCCCCTGGTCCTGGCGTTCGTGCTGGGGTCGCTGCTGGAGAGCTCGCTGCGCAGGTCCCTGCTGCTGTTCGACGGCGACGTCTTGGGCTTCGCCACGCGCCCCATCTCGGGGACGCTGCTGGCGCTGCTGCTCGTGGTCGTCCTCCTGCCGGTGGCGCGGATGCTGTTCGCCCGCCGCGCCGCCGCGGCCCCGGCCGAGCGCGAGAAGGCCCGTAGCAGTGAATGA
- a CDS encoding CBS domain-containing protein — protein sequence MNATVGDLMTEHVFAAREDTGYKDLAAFMRRHHVSALPVVDAENRVLGIVSTADLLTKLADPDSEEGYMAEPFRERLDRIKSSGAVVRDLMTAPAVTITADAEPRETAALMRDRGVKRLPVVDGEGRLVGIVSRADLLRVYEVPDDELQRMVDREIVHGMFGLDDVETAVRRGVVTLTGDVPQRSDIPRLAHAVRAVEGVVRADCRLSYRHDDLMALESVVQR from the coding sequence ATGAATGCGACCGTAGGCGACCTGATGACCGAACACGTCTTCGCCGCCCGGGAGGACACCGGGTACAAGGACCTCGCCGCCTTCATGCGCCGCCACCACGTCAGCGCTCTACCCGTCGTGGATGCCGAGAACCGGGTCCTCGGCATCGTCTCGACGGCCGACCTGCTCACCAAGCTCGCCGACCCCGACTCAGAGGAAGGCTATATGGCGGAGCCCTTCCGGGAGCGCCTCGACCGGATCAAGAGCAGCGGGGCGGTCGTCAGGGATCTGATGACGGCTCCGGCCGTCACCATCACAGCCGACGCAGAGCCCCGCGAAACCGCGGCCCTCATGCGCGATCGCGGGGTCAAGCGGCTCCCCGTGGTGGACGGAGAAGGCCGTCTGGTGGGGATCGTGAGCCGAGCCGACCTGCTCCGGGTGTACGAGGTTCCCGACGACGAACTCCAGCGGATGGTGGACCGCGAGATCGTGCACGGGATGTTCGGCCTGGACGATGTCGAGACGGCGGTCCGCCGAGGGGTGGTCACACTGACCGGCGATGTTCCTCAACGCTCCGATATCCCCCGTCTTGCTCATGCTGTGCGCGCCGTCGAGGGAGTGGTCCGCGCCGACTGCAGGCTGTCCTACCGGCACGATGACCTCATGGCCCTGGAATCGGTGGTGCAACGGTGA